A region of the Desulfobacterales bacterium genome:
CGCGCGGACATGAAATGCAGGTGATCAACCCCCTGCGCTGCTATATGAATATTACCTCTCATAAACCCTCCATTCATTATATGGGGGAAAAACTTGAAGGGTTTGATGCGATCATACCCCGGATCGGCGCCTCAATCACCTTTTATGGAACGGCGGTGGTGCGCCAGTTTGAAATGATGAATGTTTACAGCGTAAATGAATCCGTGGCCATCAGCCGTTCCCGGGACAAGCTGCGCAGTCTGCAGCTGCTGGCCAGAAAAGGGATCGGCCTGCCGGTAACGGGGTTTTCGCATTCAACAAAATTTACCGAAGATCTGATAAACGTGGTGGGCGGGGCGCCGCTGATTATCAAGCTGCTGGAAGGCACCCAGGGAATCGGGGTCGTTCTTGCGGAAACCGATCAGGCGGCTCAGAGCGTCATTGAGGCCTTCAAGGGGCTTAAAGCCAATATTCTGGTGCAGGAATTCATTAAGGAATCGGGGGCAATGGACATCCGCTGCTTTGTAATCGGTGAAAAGGTGGTTGCCGCCATGATGCGCCAGGGAAAGTCGGGGGAGTTTCGTTCAAATCTTCACCGGGGCGGAAAAGGGGCGAAAATCAAAATCACCCCGGAAGAACGGTCAACGGCCGTGCGCGCCGCACGGATAATGGGCCTCAACATCGCCGGCGTTGATATGCTGCGCTCCAATCACGGGCCTGTGATCATGGAGGTCAATTCTTCACCCGGGCTGGAGGGCATTGAAAAAACAAACGAAAAAGATATTGCCGGCATGATCATCGACTATATCAAAAAAAATGCGTCCCCCCGTAAAACCCGCACCCGGGGAATCGGCTGATGGAGGCGCCGCGCATGCCGACCGATTTTAAGATCGCGGAGACATCCGTAAAGCCCGGCCGGCGGGCCACCATCAACATTCCGGTGGCCCGCCTGCATACCCACACCCAAATGACCATGCCGGTCCATGTGATTCGCGGCAAAAAAAACGGCCCGGTGCTGTTTGTGTGCGCGGCCATACATGGCGATGAAATTTTGGGGGTTGAAATCGTTCGCCGCCTGATTCAATACAAAAGGCTGGCGCGTCTGCGGGGGACCCTCCTGGCCGTGCCGGTGGTCAATGTTTTCGGCTTCATCAACCACTCGCGCTACCTGCCGGACCGGCGGGATCTGAATCGTTTTTTCCCCGGAAGCGAGACCGGGTCGCTGGCTTCCCGGCTGGCGAATATATTCATGCAAGAGATTGTATCCCAAAGCACCCACGGCATTGATCTGCATACCGGCTCCAATCATCGCATCAATTTGCCCCAGATCCGCGCCCGTCTGGAAGACCCCCGGACGCGTGCCATGGCCGAGGCGTTCAATGCACCGGTCATTGTCGATGCCAACCTGCGCGACGGGTCCCTGCGCCAGGCCGTGGCGGAAAAAGGTTGTCCGATGCTGCTGTATGAGGCCGGTGAAGCGTTGCGCTTTGACGACGCCGCTGTCCGGGCCGGCA
Encoded here:
- the rimK gene encoding 30S ribosomal protein S6--L-glutamate ligase — encoded protein: MKIGILSRKPELYSTRRMVEAGEARGHEMQVINPLRCYMNITSHKPSIHYMGEKLEGFDAIIPRIGASITFYGTAVVRQFEMMNVYSVNESVAISRSRDKLRSLQLLARKGIGLPVTGFSHSTKFTEDLINVVGGAPLIIKLLEGTQGIGVVLAETDQAAQSVIEAFKGLKANILVQEFIKESGAMDIRCFVIGEKVVAAMMRQGKSGEFRSNLHRGGKGAKIKITPEERSTAVRAARIMGLNIAGVDMLRSNHGPVIMEVNSSPGLEGIEKTNEKDIAGMIIDYIKKNASPRKTRTRGIG
- a CDS encoding succinylglutamate desuccinylase/aspartoacylase family protein; this encodes MPTDFKIAETSVKPGRRATINIPVARLHTHTQMTMPVHVIRGKKNGPVLFVCAAIHGDEILGVEIVRRLIQYKRLARLRGTLLAVPVVNVFGFINHSRYLPDRRDLNRFFPGSETGSLASRLANIFMQEIVSQSTHGIDLHTGSNHRINLPQIRARLEDPRTRAMAEAFNAPVIVDANLRDGSLRQAVAEKGCPMLLYEAGEALRFDDAAVRAGIRGILSVMGLIGMLPGDTPKRDPVSPLVANSTLWARAPISGILRTQTQLGGRVAQNEPIGVIADPFGENEETVFSPGAGIVIGRTNLPLVHAGDAVFHIAAVDGETDENAGGEEFQERLNRL